The proteins below come from a single Mycolicibacterium sp. TY81 genomic window:
- a CDS encoding helix-turn-helix domain-containing protein: MATAAERARRDQKVLGLYLAGMTYRDIASVVNVSASRVHQIVERELDAGADRRELLTTKAADMLIERTEALLRANWAKAMRGDYRAGLLVDRMLARQSRLFGLDRAGGAVPEPTSPDVEDELTAWRQRRGRG; encoded by the coding sequence ATGGCGACCGCGGCTGAACGAGCACGACGAGACCAAAAGGTCCTCGGCCTGTATCTCGCCGGGATGACCTACCGTGACATCGCCTCCGTGGTCAACGTCTCGGCGTCTCGGGTTCATCAGATCGTGGAGCGGGAGCTGGATGCCGGCGCGGACCGTCGCGAATTGCTGACGACCAAGGCCGCCGACATGTTGATCGAGCGGACCGAGGCACTGCTGCGGGCAAACTGGGCGAAGGCCATGAGGGGCGATTACAGGGCCGGCCTGCTGGTCGACCGCATGTTGGCACGCCAGAGCCGTCTGTTCGGTCTCGACCGGGCTGGCGGCGCGGTGCCGGAGCCCACGTCCCCGGATGTCGAGGACGAGCTCACAGCGTGGCGACAGCGCCGCGGAAGAGGCTGA
- a CDS encoding phage tail tape measure protein — translation MSNAVELAQVWVPLMPEASRIAAGVEKIGKEAATRFNRQTQVMGSAMAKSIDTNGAKVVESLRKVERQTISVQKARKADADALGRLELAQKRYQQVSSNAKATELQRATAAESVARAQRTQELTADGLTRATKGLTQAQKAQASAQREANAAQAAASRSGARTPLGYNFSAAGQQAEQAGTESATRFAAGFKKVIGPAMALVGGAGLFSTIKQSVKAGVDMESNLNRLQGVTGASAQMMAKASEKAQQLGADTTIVGASAADAAAAMLELAKSGLNMNQAMGAAPGTLRLAAAASIDAATAAEAQGNIINAYQLKAEDANHVADALANVANAAAGEVPDFMLGLQQAATVAHGFGISMDDTVATLGLFANAGIRGSDAGTSLKTMLTHLAAPSDQAGKAMDALGLNIRNTKGEFVGMRELFRQIGEASSRMRPDDFQENVATVFGTDAIRGAMIAGSQGIETLDKMKKSVIEVGGATKMAAANMQGVPGVMEKISNATDGAKLAFYDLLKPALQSGGDKLLTVIQGIGDSFASLKKGTATGGLAVVADVWRDISGAAKDLAPTLGKAIKALATGAGGVAVVGWQALGMAIKAVEPPLRIIADLFGSNQWLSTGLMAAIAMFIAKTKLLPPVLNSVNSTVTRAKGVWSELRTPLNDVKDRTTGLVTQQGLLTRATEGTLGPVGRMRAAYLEGAQQAKTFAQNNTFLRTQLVQNVGPLQRIQQAGSNAVTSIRGMSTVMGAARAAGSGLSMAAGGLMSALGGPWGIAIMGATALVGGLAAAHADAARKAGEQQAAENALKDTLAAGRLTERTRHDINTALGERKDGAPSALDREQSFKLPAGTVLGAATGSDSARALLNKTLTDNLTAAGKGNGDVQKMLDTAQAAGISTEELSKALSKEGFNWDIVTQKLKAYNDAQQAALEREHPGGKVERTYEPVLRDLDQLMAKLPDAAESAATMNQAMNQQALTATRAAEGWAQENRSLNGVWEASARGVEAFKALGAAVVAVPSDKQIVVSVPDEKKAAFMQQMKDIGNEVLKLPDGQIVVTANDDAAVERWKAYVKKVEGTPVQVPIELQVQNYDAALKAWVQRLQSGQNPGAMPQAPVTPGQTVGGRATGGRIDPSGRISGPGSGTSDSILAQVMGGGFVKVSNKESVNTAASTAKNWPLINAMNNGYVPPISLLRDLSGLKGYAEGGAFALEDAAEAMVGTPYSQGARNDCSGSIAQLVNAALGGGDGSLMTTKTAATWLAARGFKVGNGPAGSFRIGWYDHGPGNNDGHMAATLPDGRNVESGGKNGVFTLGAGAAGASDPQFDQHMYLPEEALYPEGSGGGGGGYGGSYGGGGGGGGYGGSGGGPTRAEQRALRNAAQKVDDTAKAVEIAKQHLDEVNANPKAKPSAQAAAQERLNKAEREHQDALDDQASKQEEVNEKSAKRGSRGTGRGDRTSDGGPDGKSFGKDLLSGAMEVLGFDGSVFSDPTQWGIWKLFTGGANYVGGLLKNFGGGPDGQGDQRMLRPRPGEDPNRTQHYGNGAMPGPAGAGGDGGFGNLATGLLDSVLPQASDWLPNATNGGGTTNTNTTNNSNSNNTTNTGVAIYGPVTMQAPAGMPSQPDRMATRQSGLPK, via the coding sequence GTGAGCAATGCCGTTGAGCTGGCCCAGGTTTGGGTGCCGCTCATGCCGGAGGCGTCTCGTATCGCCGCGGGCGTGGAGAAGATCGGCAAGGAAGCCGCCACCCGGTTCAATCGACAAACCCAAGTCATGGGCTCCGCAATGGCCAAGTCGATCGACACCAACGGCGCGAAAGTCGTTGAGTCGCTCCGAAAGGTCGAGCGCCAGACGATCTCTGTGCAGAAGGCACGCAAGGCCGACGCCGACGCTCTCGGCCGCCTCGAGCTCGCGCAGAAGCGCTACCAGCAGGTCTCGAGCAATGCGAAGGCGACGGAGCTGCAGCGGGCCACCGCGGCGGAGTCGGTGGCGCGGGCGCAGCGCACGCAGGAGCTGACCGCTGACGGCCTGACTCGCGCGACCAAGGGGCTCACGCAGGCGCAGAAGGCCCAGGCTTCAGCGCAACGTGAGGCCAACGCCGCGCAGGCTGCCGCGAGCCGGTCTGGCGCGAGAACGCCTCTGGGGTACAACTTCTCGGCCGCTGGGCAGCAGGCCGAACAGGCCGGCACCGAGTCGGCCACCCGGTTCGCCGCCGGGTTCAAGAAGGTGATCGGCCCGGCGATGGCATTGGTCGGCGGCGCGGGTCTCTTCTCGACCATCAAGCAGTCGGTCAAGGCCGGCGTCGACATGGAGTCGAACTTGAACCGGCTGCAAGGCGTCACCGGGGCGAGCGCCCAGATGATGGCCAAGGCGTCGGAGAAGGCTCAGCAGCTCGGCGCCGACACCACCATCGTCGGTGCCTCCGCAGCGGACGCCGCAGCGGCGATGCTCGAGCTCGCCAAGTCCGGCCTGAATATGAATCAGGCGATGGGCGCGGCGCCCGGCACCTTGCGGCTCGCCGCCGCCGCGTCGATCGACGCCGCTACCGCCGCGGAGGCGCAGGGCAACATCATCAACGCCTACCAACTCAAGGCCGAGGACGCGAACCATGTCGCGGACGCCCTGGCGAACGTCGCGAATGCTGCGGCCGGCGAGGTGCCTGACTTCATGCTGGGCCTGCAGCAGGCCGCCACTGTGGCGCACGGCTTCGGCATCTCCATGGACGACACCGTCGCCACTCTGGGGCTGTTCGCCAACGCAGGTATCCGCGGTTCCGACGCCGGTACGTCGCTGAAGACGATGCTCACCCACCTGGCGGCGCCGTCGGATCAGGCCGGCAAGGCCATGGACGCGCTGGGCTTGAACATTCGGAATACCAAGGGCGAGTTCGTCGGTATGCGCGAGCTGTTCCGGCAGATCGGCGAGGCGTCGAGCCGTATGCGGCCCGACGATTTCCAGGAGAACGTCGCGACGGTGTTCGGCACCGACGCGATCCGCGGCGCGATGATCGCCGGCAGCCAGGGCATCGAGACGCTCGACAAGATGAAGAAGTCGGTCATCGAGGTCGGTGGCGCGACCAAGATGGCCGCCGCCAACATGCAGGGCGTCCCTGGCGTCATGGAGAAGATCTCCAACGCGACCGACGGTGCCAAGCTGGCCTTCTACGACCTGCTCAAGCCTGCGTTGCAGTCCGGCGGCGACAAGCTGCTGACGGTGATCCAGGGCATCGGCGATAGCTTCGCCAGCCTCAAGAAGGGAACGGCCACAGGCGGATTGGCCGTCGTCGCTGACGTGTGGCGCGATATCTCCGGTGCCGCAAAGGATCTCGCGCCCACGCTCGGCAAGGCGATCAAGGCGCTCGCTACCGGTGCTGGTGGTGTCGCGGTCGTTGGCTGGCAGGCGCTCGGCATGGCGATCAAGGCCGTCGAGCCGCCGCTGCGGATCATCGCCGACCTGTTCGGCAGCAATCAATGGCTGTCGACAGGCCTGATGGCGGCAATTGCGATGTTCATCGCGAAGACGAAACTTCTTCCCCCCGTGCTGAATTCGGTGAACAGCACCGTCACGCGGGCCAAGGGAGTGTGGTCGGAGCTGCGCACGCCGCTCAACGACGTCAAGGACCGGACGACGGGCCTGGTCACGCAGCAAGGTCTGCTGACGCGCGCCACCGAGGGCACTCTCGGCCCAGTGGGCCGCATGCGCGCGGCCTACCTGGAGGGGGCGCAGCAGGCCAAGACGTTCGCGCAGAACAACACCTTCCTGCGCACCCAGTTGGTCCAGAATGTTGGCCCGCTGCAACGGATTCAGCAGGCCGGGTCGAACGCGGTGACGTCGATCAGGGGCATGAGCACGGTGATGGGCGCCGCTCGGGCGGCCGGATCGGGCCTGTCCATGGCTGCCGGCGGGCTGATGTCGGCACTCGGCGGCCCGTGGGGCATCGCGATCATGGGCGCTACCGCGCTGGTCGGTGGACTCGCTGCGGCGCACGCCGACGCGGCGAGGAAGGCCGGCGAACAGCAGGCCGCGGAGAATGCTCTGAAGGACACGCTGGCCGCCGGCCGCCTCACCGAACGGACCCGCCACGACATCAACACCGCGCTCGGCGAGCGCAAGGACGGCGCTCCGTCGGCGCTGGACCGCGAACAGTCGTTCAAGCTGCCCGCCGGGACGGTCCTCGGCGCCGCGACCGGCAGCGACTCGGCGCGGGCGCTGCTGAACAAGACGCTCACGGACAACCTCACGGCTGCCGGCAAGGGCAACGGCGATGTGCAGAAGATGCTCGACACCGCACAGGCCGCCGGGATCAGCACCGAGGAGCTGTCCAAGGCGCTGTCCAAGGAGGGCTTCAACTGGGACATCGTCACCCAGAAACTGAAGGCGTACAACGACGCCCAGCAGGCAGCGCTCGAACGGGAGCACCCTGGCGGAAAGGTCGAGCGCACCTACGAGCCGGTGCTGCGTGACCTCGACCAGTTGATGGCGAAGCTGCCCGACGCCGCGGAGTCGGCGGCCACGATGAACCAGGCGATGAACCAACAGGCGCTCACCGCGACGCGCGCAGCAGAAGGCTGGGCGCAGGAAAACCGCTCGCTCAACGGCGTGTGGGAGGCCTCGGCGCGTGGTGTGGAGGCCTTCAAGGCGCTCGGCGCCGCGGTCGTCGCGGTGCCGTCGGACAAGCAGATCGTGGTGAGCGTTCCCGACGAAAAGAAGGCTGCGTTCATGCAGCAGATGAAGGACATCGGCAACGAGGTCCTCAAGCTGCCGGACGGCCAGATCGTCGTCACCGCGAACGACGACGCCGCCGTGGAGCGCTGGAAGGCGTACGTCAAGAAGGTCGAGGGCACGCCGGTCCAGGTACCGATCGAGCTGCAGGTGCAGAACTACGACGCCGCGCTCAAAGCGTGGGTCCAGCGCCTGCAGTCGGGCCAGAACCCGGGTGCGATGCCACAGGCACCGGTCACGCCCGGCCAGACGGTCGGCGGCCGCGCGACCGGCGGCCGGATCGACCCGTCGGGCCGGATCAGCGGGCCTGGCAGCGGCACGAGCGATTCGATCCTCGCGCAGGTGATGGGCGGCGGCTTCGTCAAGGTGTCCAACAAGGAGTCCGTGAACACCGCGGCGTCGACGGCGAAGAACTGGCCGCTGATCAATGCGATGAACAACGGCTACGTGCCCCCGATCTCGTTGCTGCGCGACCTGTCCGGGTTGAAGGGATACGCCGAGGGCGGTGCTTTCGCACTGGAGGACGCGGCCGAGGCGATGGTCGGTACCCCCTACAGCCAGGGCGCGCGTAACGACTGTTCCGGCAGCATCGCCCAGCTCGTGAACGCGGCGCTGGGCGGTGGTGACGGCAGTTTGATGACGACGAAGACGGCTGCCACTTGGCTGGCCGCGCGCGGCTTCAAGGTGGGCAACGGGCCAGCCGGGTCGTTCCGGATCGGCTGGTATGACCACGGCCCGGGCAACAACGACGGCCACATGGCCGCGACCCTGCCCGACGGCCGCAACGTCGAATCTGGCGGCAAGAACGGCGTTTTCACCCTCGGTGCGGGCGCGGCCGGTGCATCCGACCCGCAATTCGACCAGCACATGTACCTGCCCGAGGAAGCCCTGTACCCCGAGGGGTCCGGCGGCGGCGGTGGCGGCTACGGGGGCAGCTATGGCGGCGGCGGTGGGGGAGGCGGCTACGGCGGCTCGGGCGGTGGTCCTACTCGCGCTGAGCAGCGAGCGCTGCGCAACGCGGCGCAGAAGGTCGACGACACCGCCAAGGCTGTCGAGATCGCCAAGCAGCACCTGGACGAAGTCAACGCCAACCCCAAGGCGAAGCCGTCGGCCCAGGCAGCGGCACAGGAGCGGTTGAACAAGGCCGAGCGCGAACACCAGGACGCCCTGGACGACCAGGCATCCAAGCAAGAAGAGGTCAACGAGAAGTCCGCGAAACGCGGATCCCGTGGCACCGGCCGCGGCGACCGAACCAGCGACGGCGGCCCGGACGGCAAGTCATTCGGCAAGGACCTGCTGTCCGGGGCCATGGAGGTGCTCGGGTTCGACGGCTCAGTGTTCTCGGACCCCACCCAGTGGGGCATCTGGAAGCTGTTCACTGGTGGCGCGAATTACGTTGGCGGACTGCTGAAGAACTTCGGTGGCGGACCGGACGGCCAAGGCGACCAGCGCATGCTGCGCCCGCGCCCGGGAGAAGACCCCAACCGCACCCAGCACTACGGCAACGGCGCCATGCCCGGGCCCGCTGGTGCCGGCGGCGACGGCGGCTTCGGCAACCTGGCCACGGGGCTTCTCGATTCCGTGCTGCCGCAGGCGTCGGACTGGCTGCCCAACGCCACCAACGGTGGCGGCACCACCAACACCAACACGACGAACAACTCGAACAGCAACAACACGACCAACACGGGCGTCGCGATCTACGGGCCGGTCACCATGCAGGCACCCGCAGGCATGCCCTCGCAGCCCGACCGCATGGCCACGCGCCAGTCGGGGCTGCCGAAGTGA
- the xerC gene encoding tyrosine recombinase XerC, protein MAERRQLPPQIKRIELDARSCGRPVVRYQLTVDVGWDGTKRLRFRKRYKTEREARDALDSIRGDVVRGMYVHANKRTINHACDDYIAGKVAADRKRSTVNGYEEKLTVVRAELGAILVQKLTKRHLDDLVTALRAGGLSSPTGKTRKPWSPRSINYLLGLLDSILESERKQGHVARNVAALVDRADAYPKPPDTLTPEEVETVEKYFTGDQYAIAWTLALCGMRRGEIAGLRWEHVDLQRGTLTVAQTRLRFGKHLVEDTPKSRASRRELPLPDHLVAALKTAKALQAAQQLALGPDYQASGFVVVNEAGEALSPHTLTSRWARLLKAAGVRHVRLHDARHTCGTAMHLKGVPIAVIAAWLGHASKAFTMQTYVHSQPQALAAAAQSFARR, encoded by the coding sequence ATGGCTGAGCGCCGCCAACTGCCGCCGCAGATCAAACGGATCGAACTGGACGCGCGGTCCTGCGGCCGGCCCGTTGTTCGCTACCAGCTCACCGTCGACGTCGGATGGGACGGCACGAAGCGGCTCCGGTTCCGCAAGCGATACAAGACCGAGCGCGAAGCCCGCGACGCCCTGGACTCGATTCGGGGCGACGTGGTCAGAGGCATGTACGTGCACGCCAACAAACGGACGATCAACCATGCGTGCGACGACTACATCGCCGGCAAGGTCGCCGCCGACCGGAAGCGATCGACCGTCAACGGCTACGAGGAGAAGCTGACGGTGGTGCGAGCGGAGCTCGGCGCCATCTTGGTGCAGAAGCTGACCAAGCGGCACCTCGATGACCTCGTGACCGCGCTGCGGGCCGGGGGCCTGTCCTCCCCCACTGGCAAGACGCGGAAGCCGTGGTCGCCACGGTCGATCAACTACCTGCTCGGGCTGCTCGACTCGATCCTCGAGAGCGAGAGGAAGCAGGGCCACGTCGCCCGTAACGTGGCCGCTCTCGTCGACCGTGCCGACGCGTATCCGAAGCCACCAGACACGCTGACCCCAGAAGAGGTCGAGACCGTCGAGAAGTACTTCACGGGAGACCAGTACGCGATCGCGTGGACGTTGGCGCTGTGCGGCATGCGGCGCGGCGAGATCGCCGGCCTGCGTTGGGAGCACGTAGACCTCCAGCGCGGCACGCTCACGGTCGCTCAGACACGGTTGCGGTTCGGTAAGCACCTCGTCGAGGACACCCCGAAGTCGCGCGCCAGCCGGCGCGAGCTTCCGCTGCCCGATCACCTGGTGGCCGCGCTCAAGACAGCCAAGGCGCTCCAGGCCGCCCAGCAGCTCGCGCTGGGCCCTGACTACCAGGCGTCCGGGTTCGTCGTCGTCAACGAAGCCGGGGAGGCCCTGAGCCCGCACACATTGACCTCCCGGTGGGCCCGGCTGCTCAAGGCGGCCGGCGTCCGCCACGTCCGACTGCACGACGCCAGACACACCTGCGGCACCGCAATGCACCTCAAAGGCGTACCCATCGCCGTCATCGCCGCATGGCTCGGGCATGCGTCCAAGGCCTTCACGATGCAGACGTACGTCCACTCCCAGCCCCAGGCGTTGGCCGCCGCTGCACAGAGTTTCGCGCGGCGTTAA
- a CDS encoding DUF6882 domain-containing protein, which translates to MTGEPPSFEFTLTRDRDVVGQLVDHTLILSIEAQTELIARYSGLSWRVDLSEPPVFWFEREPAAVFRPHFIGSTSTRTNTWLWAWENINDFPDSVVSLAQYVREAGERLGAAELTTAYQNLQPAERVYEGLIARGMPEAVYVYCAQALSELPAPVYYRAPNGNGYSWFLLDNPDEFSMPTAAAVSTTAAITRALRTGDITDHRLAVTAYAQRRQGISLDIPGHDRMVLQAPDGQVVIGIDEAGRITTIVSDPGGQ; encoded by the coding sequence GTGACAGGCGAGCCACCGAGCTTCGAGTTCACCTTGACGAGAGACCGCGACGTCGTCGGCCAGCTCGTCGACCACACGCTCATCCTGTCCATCGAGGCGCAGACCGAACTCATCGCCCGGTACTCGGGGCTGTCTTGGCGCGTAGACCTGTCCGAGCCGCCGGTGTTCTGGTTCGAGCGCGAGCCCGCGGCGGTGTTCCGCCCACATTTCATCGGCTCCACCTCGACGCGCACCAACACGTGGCTGTGGGCCTGGGAAAACATCAACGACTTCCCGGACTCAGTAGTCTCCCTCGCCCAGTACGTCCGGGAGGCAGGCGAGCGACTCGGCGCGGCGGAGCTGACGACCGCGTATCAGAACCTTCAACCGGCCGAACGGGTCTACGAGGGGCTGATCGCACGCGGCATGCCCGAAGCCGTCTACGTCTACTGCGCACAAGCACTCTCCGAGCTGCCCGCCCCGGTCTACTACCGAGCCCCGAATGGGAACGGATACAGCTGGTTTCTGCTTGACAACCCTGACGAGTTCTCGATGCCCACCGCCGCCGCTGTGTCCACCACGGCGGCGATTACCCGCGCGCTGCGAACCGGCGACATCACCGATCACCGCCTGGCGGTGACCGCCTATGCTCAACGCCGGCAAGGGATTTCGTTGGATATCCCCGGGCACGACCGCATGGTCCTGCAGGCACCGGACGGACAGGTTGTGATCGGAATTGACGAGGCCGGGCGGATCACCACGATCGTGAGTGACCCTGGTGGTCAATAG
- a CDS encoding DUF6480 family protein — MASDRQPNQAPPDPDPTLTPGLAPGGGTEPGDTPPDSGQESATSNPDPTPPAGGPKKVIAPTVVIAIYVIIFLTIAVLFILKIAGVFN, encoded by the coding sequence ATGGCTTCCGACAGACAGCCGAACCAGGCACCACCGGACCCGGATCCGACATTGACCCCGGGCCTGGCACCTGGCGGCGGCACCGAACCCGGCGACACGCCGCCCGATTCCGGGCAGGAATCGGCGACGAGCAATCCCGATCCGACCCCGCCGGCCGGCGGCCCGAAAAAGGTGATCGCCCCGACGGTTGTGATCGCGATCTACGTCATCATCTTCCTGACCATTGCGGTCCTGTTCATCCTGAAGATCGCCGGCGTCTTCAACTGA
- a CDS encoding DUF2742 domain-containing protein, translated as MIVQADSLIVTRTVDWFHVHRLVAPVLEQIESWPLAGTLAWHRLADTDPAKWAAVLDLGRHFALRLDSEQRALTDASREIATAEECWSAMARRVHDGRGHAYIKRERSISPRKRSA; from the coding sequence GTGATTGTGCAAGCCGACAGCCTCATCGTCACACGGACCGTGGACTGGTTCCATGTCCACCGCCTCGTGGCGCCAGTCCTCGAGCAGATCGAATCCTGGCCGCTTGCAGGCACATTGGCATGGCACCGACTGGCCGACACCGACCCAGCAAAATGGGCGGCGGTCCTCGATCTGGGCCGCCATTTCGCGCTGCGCCTGGACTCCGAGCAGCGGGCGCTAACTGACGCATCCCGCGAAATCGCCACTGCCGAAGAATGCTGGTCCGCGATGGCACGCCGCGTCCACGACGGCCGCGGTCATGCCTACATCAAGCGAGAACGCTCAATCTCCCCCCGAAAGCGGAGTGCATGA
- a CDS encoding AlpA family transcriptional regulator, protein MSDDVWLSRAEVSERTKIPIATLAVWAHYGKGPKYSRFGRHTRYRVSDVIAWEEAQYVGGGGA, encoded by the coding sequence ATGAGCGACGATGTGTGGCTGTCGCGGGCTGAGGTGTCCGAACGAACGAAGATTCCGATTGCCACGCTCGCTGTATGGGCGCATTACGGCAAGGGGCCCAAGTATTCGCGTTTCGGTCGGCATACGCGATACCGCGTCAGCGACGTGATCGCTTGGGAGGAAGCGCAATACGTCGGCGGTGGCGGCGCGTGA
- a CDS encoding flavodoxin family protein has product MTESTVPQIPLRATALICTLKPGPAPSSSDLIAEHVLAVLREQGVACETVRCVDYNIAPGVEADMGDSDQWPQIRAQVLDADILLISTPIWLGHPSSVAQRVLERLDAELSNKDDQGRPAVSQKVAIVSVVGNEDGAHKTVADIFQGLNDIGFNIPAQGCTYWNGAAMESTDYNDLDEVPEAVASATAAAARNAAHLARVLHDAPYPPYK; this is encoded by the coding sequence ATGACCGAATCCACCGTGCCTCAGATTCCGCTTCGCGCGACAGCATTGATCTGCACCCTCAAACCGGGCCCGGCACCGTCGAGCAGTGACCTCATCGCCGAGCATGTCCTGGCCGTGCTGCGGGAGCAGGGCGTCGCGTGCGAAACCGTCCGGTGCGTGGACTACAACATCGCGCCCGGCGTCGAGGCGGACATGGGTGACAGCGATCAGTGGCCACAGATCCGGGCCCAGGTCCTCGACGCCGACATCCTGCTGATCAGCACGCCCATCTGGCTGGGGCACCCGTCGTCGGTCGCACAACGGGTTCTCGAGCGCCTCGACGCCGAGCTTTCCAACAAGGATGATCAGGGCCGGCCGGCCGTCTCGCAGAAAGTCGCGATCGTCAGCGTCGTCGGCAACGAGGACGGTGCCCACAAAACCGTCGCCGATATCTTCCAGGGCCTCAACGACATTGGCTTCAACATCCCCGCTCAGGGCTGCACGTACTGGAACGGCGCCGCGATGGAGTCGACGGACTACAACGATCTCGACGAGGTCCCGGAAGCGGTCGCGTCGGCCACCGCCGCGGCGGCCCGCAACGCCGCACACCTGGCCCGCGTGCTGCACGACGCGCCGTATCCGCCGTACAAGTAG
- a CDS encoding site-specific integrase, protein MTRRVERMTPSGTEDEYGDKAEGALWGALAERRPPGTGSITSATLLVELLDRYIERCRSDGELAPKSVDTYEATLTAVKPRMTGIRVGDLGPDSGGEGGPALMNDILAGIRRDHGATRERHTKVALNAVLTDAVLANAIPANPILQLPRRRRTKAEKKPQGAPALDVGQVRALLSGLNESEVCQRKDLRDPVILFAATGLRRSELLALKWEDVDLDDCVLTAAFSVVRIKGKGLVRQDTTKGGNERTLPLPRFAVDALRRRKAEWSGPNTAEVIFPSSTGTLRDPDNFGKQWREVRDSLGLPDVSSHSFRKSVATLIDDAGLSARVAADQLGHAKVSMTTDTYMKRGQVHTEVADALDRAVGISNE, encoded by the coding sequence GTGACCCGGCGTGTCGAACGGATGACGCCGAGCGGCACGGAAGACGAGTACGGAGACAAGGCCGAGGGTGCGTTGTGGGGTGCGCTGGCTGAGCGGAGACCTCCCGGCACTGGGTCGATCACCTCGGCCACGCTACTGGTCGAACTCCTTGACCGATACATCGAGCGATGCCGATCTGATGGCGAGTTGGCACCCAAGTCGGTCGACACCTATGAAGCGACACTGACGGCCGTCAAGCCGCGGATGACTGGCATACGTGTCGGTGATCTCGGGCCGGACTCAGGGGGCGAGGGCGGACCAGCATTGATGAACGACATCCTCGCCGGCATCCGGAGGGATCACGGTGCGACCCGTGAGCGACACACCAAGGTGGCATTGAATGCGGTTCTGACGGATGCAGTACTCGCCAACGCGATCCCCGCCAACCCGATTCTTCAGCTCCCGCGACGGCGGCGAACGAAGGCAGAGAAGAAGCCGCAGGGTGCGCCCGCACTGGACGTTGGTCAGGTACGGGCCCTGCTGAGTGGCCTCAATGAGTCCGAGGTATGCCAGCGCAAGGATCTTCGTGACCCGGTGATTCTGTTCGCGGCCACTGGGCTGCGCCGATCCGAGCTGCTTGCATTGAAGTGGGAGGACGTCGACCTCGATGACTGCGTGCTGACGGCCGCGTTCTCGGTGGTGCGCATCAAGGGCAAGGGCCTCGTTCGGCAGGACACTACAAAGGGCGGCAACGAGCGTACGTTGCCGCTCCCCCGGTTCGCTGTCGATGCGCTCCGCCGGCGTAAGGCGGAATGGTCCGGGCCGAACACCGCCGAGGTGATCTTCCCGTCATCCACGGGCACACTGCGCGACCCGGACAACTTCGGTAAGCAGTGGCGTGAGGTACGGGACAGCCTCGGGCTGCCCGACGTGTCGTCCCACAGCTTCCGCAAGAGCGTTGCCACGCTGATCGACGACGCCGGCCTGTCGGCTCGAGTCGCGGCCGACCAGCTCGGGCACGCCAAGGTGTCGATGACGACAGACACCTACATGAAGCGTGGCCAGGTGCATACAGAAGTAGCCGACGCGCTCGATCGAGCGGTCGGCATAAGCAACGAATAA
- a CDS encoding type VII secretion target, producing MADAIKVDAEGLQSHANVCDTAAAALAGSAAPAASAGHHTQASTSAVTMGHSLVDTITSTLSGRATSTGEKLRAAAARYTRTDGDSGQAISAVQV from the coding sequence GTGGCAGATGCCATCAAGGTCGACGCCGAGGGGCTGCAGTCGCACGCCAACGTCTGCGATACCGCCGCCGCAGCCCTCGCCGGCAGCGCCGCACCCGCAGCCTCGGCCGGGCACCACACTCAGGCCAGCACGTCTGCCGTCACCATGGGCCACTCGCTGGTCGACACCATCACCTCAACTCTCTCCGGCCGAGCCACCAGCACTGGGGAGAAGCTGCGCGCGGCGGCGGCCCGCTACACGCGCACCGACGGCGACTCCGGCCAGGCGATCTCCGCCGTTCAGGTCTGA
- a CDS encoding class I SAM-dependent methyltransferase, giving the protein MTTPAKMAEALYRAGCAPWDIGGPQPMIRRLVALGAVQGRVLDPGCGTGWHAIEYARAGCAVTGIDAAMPAIATARRNARGAGVTVDFQIGDVATVLDGYDEAQFDVVVDSKCYDNLDPAARRRYLAGLRHVLKPTGKLFLYAFGGGHINGVHNHELEDLLLQEALQDKGLHVTYVGDTTYQLDATRWEPICNECPRRLPKDRMTIPVTEIHARAAKE; this is encoded by the coding sequence GTGACAACCCCGGCGAAGATGGCAGAGGCCCTGTACCGCGCTGGCTGCGCGCCGTGGGACATCGGTGGACCCCAACCGATGATCCGGCGACTCGTCGCGCTCGGCGCTGTCCAGGGCCGCGTGCTCGACCCTGGCTGCGGAACAGGCTGGCACGCCATTGAGTACGCCCGGGCGGGTTGTGCCGTCACCGGGATCGATGCAGCGATGCCGGCCATCGCGACGGCACGGCGCAACGCCCGTGGAGCAGGCGTCACTGTCGACTTCCAGATCGGTGACGTCGCCACCGTGCTCGATGGATACGACGAGGCTCAGTTCGACGTCGTCGTGGACAGCAAGTGCTATGACAACCTCGATCCGGCAGCCCGTCGCCGATACCTCGCTGGTCTACGGCACGTCCTCAAGCCCACCGGCAAGCTGTTCCTGTACGCCTTCGGAGGCGGACACATCAACGGGGTGCACAACCACGAGCTGGAAGATCTACTCCTGCAAGAAGCCTTGCAGGACAAAGGATTACATGTAACGTATGTCGGCGACACTACCTACCAGCTCGACGCCACACGCTGGGAACCGATCTGCAACGAATGCCCACGACGGTTACCGAAGGACCGCATGACCATCCCGGTCACCGAAATCCACGCCCGCGCCGCGAAGGAGTGA